GAGCAGCAGCCGGGCGGCCGCCACCCCGTAGTCGCCCTGGCTCGCGGAGTCGACCGCGCCGATCGCGGCGGCAGGCGGCAGCCAGCCGACGACGGCCGCCGCCGGTTCCAGCGACTCCAGGCCGCCGGCCTCGCCCAGGCGCTGGGCGCCGAAGTTCACCACCTGCATGCCGACGGCGATGATCAGGCCGCTGAGCAGGGCCAGGTCCCGGCCCTTGCGGGAGGTGAGGAGCCGGACGTTGGCGGCGGCCACCGCCCGGGACAGCGCCACGCACGTCACGGCCGTCAGCGGTACGCCGAGGACGGCGAGGACGACGCCGGCCGCGCCGTGCGCGACGGACAGCGCGGCGCCCAGGGCCAGGACGAAGGTGAGGACGGGGCCGACACCCACGAGGGAGGCCACGAGCAGCGCCCGGACCAGCGGCCGCGGCCGCAGCGGCAGCATGACGAGCCGCGACGGGTCGAGGGTCTCGTCACCGCTCGGGATGAACAGCGGCATCACGGTCCAGGAGAGCGCGAGCGAGCCCGTGAGGAGGATCGCCACGCTGGCGGCGTCGGCGTTGCCCCGCATGAGCGCGAAGGCCAGTACGAGAGCCGCGGCGAAGACCGCGCCGAAGACGATGGACACGATGTACGCGGCCGTCCGTCCGCCGGACTGCTTCAGCCCGTTGCGCAGCAGGCTCAGCTTGAGCCGTACGAAGACGGAGGTGAGGGAGGGGACGGGGCCGGCCGCGGTGGCGGTGCCGGCGGTGGTCGTGGTCGGGAAGGCACTCATCGCTGCGACCCGCCCGAAGCACCGGCCTCGTCCGAAGCACCGCGCGCGTCCGGAGCACCGGCGCCGCCCGGGACTCCGGCGGCGCCCGTCCCGCCGCCCAGCCAGTCCAGCGAGTCACCGGCCGCCGCGCGCCCGTTCGCGCCGACGAGCTCCAGGAACGCCGCCTGCAGCGAGGGCGCGTCGCCCCGTACCTCGGCGAGCGTGCCCTGGGCGCGGATCCGGCCCGCCGCCATCACGGCGACCCAGTCGCAGAGCGACTCGACGAGCTCCATCACGTGGCTGGAGAAGACGACGGTGGCGCCGGAGGAGGTGTAGCGCTCCAGGACGCCGCGGATGGTCTGCGCGGAGACCGGGTCGACGCCCTCGAAGGGCTCGTCGAGGAAGAGCACCTCGGGGTTGTGGAGGAGCGCCGCCGCGAGGCCGATCTTCTTCCGCATACCCGTCGAGTAGTCGACGACCAGCTTGTTCTGCGAGCCGGTGAGGTCCAGGACGTCGAGGAGCTGCGCGGCCCGCTTGTCGACCTCGGCACCGGGCAGCCCCCGCAGCCGGCCGCTGTACGCGAGGAGTTCTCGGCCGGAGAGGCGCTCGAAGAGCCGCAGGCCCTCGGGCAGGATGCCGATCCGGGCCTTGACCTGGGCGACCGAATCGGGGTCGGCCCAGACGTCGTGCCCGGCGACCTGGATGCGCCCCTGGTCGGGACGGAGCAGCCCGGTGATCATCGAGAGGGTGGTGGTCTTGCCGGCGCCGTTGGGCCCCACGAGCCCGATGAACTTGCCCGCGGGCAGCACCAGGTCGATGCCGTTCACCGCGATCTGCTGGCCGAACCGCTTCCACAGGCCCTCGATGCGCACGGCAGGCGCCGCACCATCCCCCGGTGCGGCGCCCGCCGTGTCGAACGTTCCGTCAAATGCCTGGTCAGGCATGGTCTGTCTGCCCCTCGTCAGTCCCCGTGTGTCTTACGGGCCCACCCTAAGGGCGGGGCCCGCGGGGACCCAGGGTCATGACGTGCGGCTTCGCGCCTCCGCGGCTTCCCGGCCACAGGCGTAGGCGAGGGCGCTGATCAGCTCCTCGGCGTCGGGGAGCCAGCGGTTCGCCGGGGTGGGGCGCCTGGCCCACTGGACCGCGCCGCTGCCGCCGATGCGGGTGGGCGGGGCCGCCACGTAGTGGCCCTCGCCGCGGGTGGTGAGGTCGATGGAGGCCGGGACCCAGCCGAGCTTGCGGACGAGGTCGGGCACCTTGGTCGCGGCGCCGGGGAGGACGAAGAAGAACATGCGGCGGTCCGGGGTGCAGGTGACGGGGCCGAGCGTCAGCTCCATCCGCTCCATCCGGGCGAGCGCCAGGAACCCCGCCGACTCGGGTACCTCGATGGCGTCGAACGTACGGCCCGTCGGCAGCAGGATCGACGATTTGGGCTGCTTCGACCACATGCGCCGGGCTCCGACCCCGCTGCCGGTCGCCTGGGTCGACCAGTCGGGCCTGACCGCGTGGGCGCCGGGCACGGCGCACGCCTCCGCCCCGCAGGAGCAGCGCTCCCGGCCTTCGACGGCCTCCAGCCAGGTCCCGGGAAACACGTCCCAGTGCCGCTCTTCCGCGTACCGCACGGCACTGTCCAGCAGCTGCTCGCCGCGCTGCTTGGGGATCGGTGCGGCTTCCGTGACTCCCATGGTCTCTTCCACGTGGAACACAACTTCCCCCGTCACCTGGGGTTACGGCCAGGGCGCGGAGCGGTGTGAGGCATCGATCCTGCACGCGGGGCGCATCGGTGCACGAGCGGGGGCGCGCGGAGGGCCGGGGAGCTGGGGTGGGTACGGACAGGTGGGGGCGCCGGTGGCGAAGCCGCGGCCGACGTGTCCGGTTTCGCGTGTTCACATCGGCATTGACCGGATATTCACCGGGCAGTGATCCCTCCTTCGGTGATCACCGCACGGCCTCAGGGGGTACTCATGGCAGCCAGGCCACTCGTTCCGCGTCAGCTCAACGAACGGCTCCAGGCGCTCATCCAGGAGGCCGGCTGCTCCAACGCCGGCCTCGCCCGCAGGGTCAACATGGTCGGCGCGGAGCGCGGACTCGACCTGCGGTACGACAAGACGTCGGTGGCGCGCTGGCTGCGCGGGCAGCAGCCGCGGGGGCGCGCGCCGGGGATCATCGCCGAGGCCCTCGGCCGCAAGCTGGGCCGTACGGTCACGATCGACGAGGTCGGCATGGCCAACGGCCGCAACCTCGCGGCCGGGGTGGGGCTCCAGTTCGCGCCGACCGTGCCCGGCGCGATCGAGCAGGTCTGCGAGCTGTGGCGCAGCGACGTGGGCCGCCGCGACTTCCTCGCCGGCTCCACGGTCGCGGCCTCCGCGCTCGTCGAGCCCAGCCGGGACTGGTTGATCACGGGCCCGGACTCGCACGTGGCCCGGATGGCCGGGGCGCGCGTCGGGGTCGCGGACGTGGCGGCCGTGCGGGAGATGACGGCGGCGCTCGTCGACCTCGACCGGCGGTTCGGCAGCGGGCACGTGCGTCCGGTGGTCGTCCACTACCTCAACAGCGTGGTGTCGGGGATGCTGTCCGGCTCGTACCGGGAGTCGGTCGGGCGGCAGTTGTTCGCCGCGGTCGCCCGGCTCACCGAACTCGCCGGGTACATGGCGGTCGACACCGGCGAACCGGGCCTCGCCCAGCGGTACTACATCCAGGCGCTGCGGCTCGCGCAGGCCGCCGGTGACCGGGGCTACGGCGGCTATGTCCTCGCCGCCTCCATGAGCCACCTCGCCGCGCAGCTCGGAAACCCCCGGGAGATCGCCCAGTTGGCACGGGCCGCGCAGGAGGGGGCGCGGGGGAAGGTGCCGCCGCGCGCGGAGGCGATGTTCCAGGCGGCCGAGGCGCGCGGGCACGCTCTGCTGGGTGACCTCAGCGCCTTCGAGACGGCGGCGGGCCGGGCCGTGCGCGCCCTGGAGCAGGCCGATCCGGAGTCGGGTGACGACCCGGCGTGGATCGCCCACTTCGACCAGGCGTACCTGGCGGACGAACTGGCGCACTGCTACCGGGATCTGGGGCGGGCGGACGCGGCGGCGCGGGCGGCGGAGGAGTCGATCGCCGGACATCCCGAGACGCGCGCGCGACGCCGGGCGATCGGCCTCGCCCTGCTCGCCTCGGCACAGGTCCAGCAGCGTGAGGTCGAGCAGGCCTGCCGCACGGGCACGCGGGCGCTCGAACTGCTCGGCACGCTGCGGTCGTCGAGGGGCGCGGAGTACCTGGACGACCTGCGGGAGCGTCTGGAGCCGTACGCGGGGGAGGCGGTGGTACGGGAGTTCGGGGCGCGCATGGAGCTCCATGCCGCCTAGTCCCCGCCGGGGGCGGTGCCGTTCGAGAAGGTTGTGTAACCGGGCTCACACGTATGTGCGGAGCCCCGGGCGCACCCGGTAGCGTGAGCCGACGATTCCGTAGGTCCACCAGTAGGAGTCCCGGTGACGCAGAACGGACAGGGTCCGGAGCCGCAGTACCCGGCGGTGCCCCCCGCGCAGAACGCCCAAGGGGGAGCACAGCCGTACGGTGGCGCCTGGGGTCCCGCCGGCGCGGCGCCGGGCGGGCAGCCCCTGCCGCCCGCGCAGCCCCTGCCTCCGGAGGCGGCGCCGGGGGGCGCCGCCGACATGCAGTCCACCCAGTACCTGCCGCCGGTCCCGCCGCAGGGCGGGCCGCAGCCCGGCTACGGCTACCCCCCGCAGGGCGCGCCGCAGCCCGGCTACGGCTACC
This sequence is a window from Streptomyces sp. NBC_00691. Protein-coding genes within it:
- a CDS encoding ABC transporter ATP-binding protein: MPDQAFDGTFDTAGAAPGDGAAPAVRIEGLWKRFGQQIAVNGIDLVLPAGKFIGLVGPNGAGKTTTLSMITGLLRPDQGRIQVAGHDVWADPDSVAQVKARIGILPEGLRLFERLSGRELLAYSGRLRGLPGAEVDKRAAQLLDVLDLTGSQNKLVVDYSTGMRKKIGLAAALLHNPEVLFLDEPFEGVDPVSAQTIRGVLERYTSSGATVVFSSHVMELVESLCDWVAVMAAGRIRAQGTLAEVRGDAPSLQAAFLELVGANGRAAAGDSLDWLGGGTGAAGVPGGAGAPDARGASDEAGASGGSQR
- a CDS encoding bifunctional DNA primase/polymerase — protein: MGVTEAAPIPKQRGEQLLDSAVRYAEERHWDVFPGTWLEAVEGRERCSCGAEACAVPGAHAVRPDWSTQATGSGVGARRMWSKQPKSSILLPTGRTFDAIEVPESAGFLALARMERMELTLGPVTCTPDRRMFFFVLPGAATKVPDLVRKLGWVPASIDLTTRGEGHYVAAPPTRIGGSGAVQWARRPTPANRWLPDAEELISALAYACGREAAEARSRTS
- a CDS encoding transcriptional regulator, with translation MAARPLVPRQLNERLQALIQEAGCSNAGLARRVNMVGAERGLDLRYDKTSVARWLRGQQPRGRAPGIIAEALGRKLGRTVTIDEVGMANGRNLAAGVGLQFAPTVPGAIEQVCELWRSDVGRRDFLAGSTVAASALVEPSRDWLITGPDSHVARMAGARVGVADVAAVREMTAALVDLDRRFGSGHVRPVVVHYLNSVVSGMLSGSYRESVGRQLFAAVARLTELAGYMAVDTGEPGLAQRYYIQALRLAQAAGDRGYGGYVLAASMSHLAAQLGNPREIAQLARAAQEGARGKVPPRAEAMFQAAEARGHALLGDLSAFETAAGRAVRALEQADPESGDDPAWIAHFDQAYLADELAHCYRDLGRADAAARAAEESIAGHPETRARRRAIGLALLASAQVQQREVEQACRTGTRALELLGTLRSSRGAEYLDDLRERLEPYAGEAVVREFGARMELHAA